Proteins from one Corynebacterium testudinoris genomic window:
- the prfA gene encoding peptide chain release factor 1 — protein MTNRVSAVDDIVSEYQGIEAQMADPETAGDQALFRKLSKRYAELQPIIKVNSQWVETKGDLEAAREMAHEDHEFKVEAERLEAEAIALEEQLADLLAPRDPHDADDIIMEIKAGAGGEEAALFAGDLARMYERYADKNGLTWEVLGLSESDLGGVKDITLSFRAKNAGRDGAWSVFKFEGGVHRVQRVPVTESQGRIQTSAAGVMVFPETDEPGAVEIDEKDLRVDVYRSSGKGGQGVNTTDSAVRLTHLPSGIVVTCQKERSQIQNKARAMQVLQARLEQMEREKADAEAAEGRAAQVRNMDRSERIRTYNWPENRISDHRIGFKANNLDSVLDGNLGDLITALQASERADRLEAE, from the coding sequence ATGACTAACCGGGTTTCTGCCGTAGACGACATCGTCTCGGAGTACCAGGGCATTGAGGCCCAGATGGCTGACCCGGAGACCGCGGGGGATCAAGCCCTGTTCCGCAAGCTGTCGAAGCGTTACGCCGAGCTGCAGCCGATCATCAAGGTCAACTCCCAGTGGGTGGAGACCAAGGGTGATCTGGAGGCAGCCCGCGAGATGGCCCATGAGGACCATGAGTTCAAGGTCGAGGCCGAGCGCCTGGAGGCGGAGGCCATTGCGTTGGAGGAGCAGCTCGCTGATCTGTTGGCTCCGCGCGATCCCCATGACGCCGATGACATCATCATGGAGATCAAGGCCGGTGCTGGTGGCGAGGAAGCTGCGCTCTTCGCCGGTGACTTGGCGCGCATGTATGAGCGTTACGCTGATAAGAATGGTCTGACCTGGGAGGTCTTGGGCCTGTCGGAGTCGGACCTTGGTGGAGTCAAGGACATCACCTTGTCTTTCCGGGCGAAGAATGCGGGCCGCGATGGTGCGTGGAGCGTGTTCAAGTTCGAGGGCGGCGTCCACCGCGTCCAGCGCGTTCCGGTGACCGAGTCCCAGGGGCGCATCCAGACCTCGGCCGCCGGCGTCATGGTCTTCCCGGAGACCGATGAGCCGGGTGCCGTCGAGATCGATGAGAAGGATCTGCGCGTCGACGTTTACCGTTCCTCGGGCAAGGGTGGTCAGGGTGTGAACACCACGGACTCCGCCGTCCGCCTCACCCACTTGCCCTCGGGCATCGTGGTGACGTGTCAGAAGGAACGTTCCCAGATCCAGAACAAGGCGCGCGCCATGCAGGTGCTGCAGGCCCGTTTGGAGCAGATGGAGCGCGAGAAGGCTGACGCCGAGGCCGCTGAGGGACGTGCTGCGCAGGTGCGCAACATGGACCGTTCGGAGCGTATCCGCACGTACAACTGGCCGGAGAATCGCATCAGCGATCACCGCATCGGTTTCAAGGCCAACAACCTCGATTCCGTGCTTGATGGGAACCTCGGTGATCTCATCACCGCGCTGCAGGCCTCCGAGCGCGCCGATCGGCTCGAGGCTGAGTAG
- the prmC gene encoding peptide chain release factor N(5)-glutamine methyltransferase, with amino-acid sequence MEGQALRAALIDAAQRLSAAGVASPEVDARLIAAHFHGVGQLDLHGRTDVPEGFWEAVERRERREPLQHILGTAPFGPLDLAVGPGVFIPRPETEVLADWGVRQLALMNAPRVVDLCTGSGALALYIAAACPAAEVAGVDKQAVALDYARRNAAGTGVDMLQGDVTDPDTLRQWHGTVDLVVTNPPYVPETLDLDPEVYADPPEAVFAGPSGMDIITDMVELIHRLLRPGAAVGIEHDDSTSDEVQAVLSQHGGFEQISVLRDLTGRARFVTASKLSD; translated from the coding sequence ATGGAGGGTCAGGCGCTTCGCGCCGCGCTTATCGACGCCGCGCAGCGACTGTCCGCTGCAGGCGTCGCCTCCCCGGAGGTCGACGCGCGGCTCATCGCCGCCCATTTCCACGGCGTCGGCCAGCTGGATCTGCACGGGCGTACCGACGTCCCGGAGGGGTTTTGGGAGGCGGTGGAGCGCCGGGAGCGGCGCGAACCGCTGCAGCACATCCTGGGCACCGCCCCATTCGGCCCGCTTGATCTCGCTGTTGGGCCGGGCGTGTTCATTCCCCGGCCCGAGACGGAAGTCCTCGCCGATTGGGGGGTGCGCCAGTTGGCCCTGATGAACGCCCCGCGGGTCGTTGACCTGTGCACCGGTTCCGGTGCACTTGCCCTCTACATTGCGGCGGCGTGCCCTGCCGCGGAAGTCGCGGGCGTCGACAAGCAAGCTGTAGCCCTTGACTATGCGCGCCGCAATGCGGCGGGCACGGGCGTTGACATGCTCCAGGGCGATGTCACTGACCCCGACACCCTTCGTCAGTGGCACGGAACGGTGGACCTGGTGGTGACTAACCCGCCCTACGTTCCCGAGACCCTGGATCTCGATCCGGAGGTGTATGCCGATCCCCCAGAGGCAGTGTTTGCCGGCCCGAGCGGGATGGACATCATCACCGACATGGTCGAGCTCATCCATCGCTTGCTACGCCCCGGTGCCGCCGTCGGCATCGAGCACGACGATTCCACCTCCGACGAGGTCCAAGCAGTGCTGAGCCAGCACGGTGGATTTGAGCAGATTTCCGTGCTCCGCGACCTCACTGGACGGGCCCGGTTTGTCACAGCGAGTAAGCTGTCAGACTGA
- a CDS encoding L-threonylcarbamoyladenylate synthase, with amino-acid sequence MSRIYSCADEVTRAEGMSAAVDAARSGRLVVMPTDTLYGLGCDAFNNEAVATLLATKKRGPDMPVPVLVGSWDTVKGLVREFTPQAEALVEAFWPGGLSIVVPQAPSLPWNLGDTRGTVMVRMPLHPVAIELLREVGPMAVSSANISGHEPPTTAIAAKQQLGNAVSVYLDGGETPVGEASTIIDLSGPAPHILREGAITAERIGEVLGMSAEALRGTA; translated from the coding sequence ATGAGCCGGATCTACTCCTGCGCCGATGAGGTCACTCGCGCTGAGGGCATGAGTGCCGCTGTCGACGCTGCGCGCAGCGGACGGCTGGTCGTCATGCCCACGGATACCCTCTACGGCCTGGGGTGCGATGCCTTTAACAACGAGGCGGTGGCCACCCTCTTGGCCACCAAGAAGCGCGGGCCGGACATGCCCGTGCCGGTGCTCGTGGGCTCCTGGGACACCGTCAAAGGGCTAGTGCGGGAATTTACCCCGCAGGCCGAGGCCCTCGTCGAGGCGTTCTGGCCAGGTGGCCTGTCCATCGTCGTGCCGCAGGCGCCGTCCCTGCCGTGGAACCTCGGTGATACCCGGGGCACCGTCATGGTGCGCATGCCGCTGCACCCCGTCGCCATAGAACTGCTCCGGGAGGTGGGCCCGATGGCTGTGTCCTCGGCCAACATCTCCGGCCATGAGCCGCCCACCACCGCCATCGCCGCCAAGCAACAGCTGGGCAACGCCGTGTCGGTCTACCTTGATGGGGGAGAGACCCCCGTCGGCGAGGCCTCCACGATCATTGATTTGTCCGGTCCGGCCCCGCACATCCTGCGCGAAGGTGCAATCACGGCCGAGCGCATCGGGGAGGTCCTCGGCATGTCAGCGGAGGCGTTGCGGGGAACCGCCTAA
- a CDS encoding glycosyltransferase family 4 protein gives MGAGVPLRELGLVILVAAAITYLATGVIRSIMVRSGRVAEIRERDVHKQPTPRLGGVAMFSGFLAAVFLAAQLPALTRGFMPITPEMNAVIWSAFAIVLVGVLDDLYELDAITKLIGQVLSAIIMSILGLSWTLLYLPIGDGTTVVLDQVQATIITTLFTVALVNAINFVDGLDGLAAGLGMIAGAAILVFSLTVLHDQGGAVSAYPPAIIAAGLVGVCLGFLPHNFEPSRIFMGDSGSMLIGLLLAAASTSASGKINMSLYGTADIVALMSPIIVVAAAVFVPVLDLVLAVLRRLSRGTSPFSADKMHLHHRLLSLGHTHRRTVLVLNMWVCVVAFGAVSFSIIPARYALALLFLAFLVAFGVTLIPLRAGKLGRQVPPTRVVIDQDPSAP, from the coding sequence ATGGGAGCGGGTGTCCCGCTGCGCGAACTGGGGCTGGTCATCCTCGTCGCCGCGGCGATAACCTACCTGGCCACCGGGGTCATTCGTTCCATCATGGTCCGGTCCGGTCGCGTGGCCGAGATCCGAGAACGCGACGTGCACAAGCAGCCGACGCCCCGGCTCGGGGGCGTGGCCATGTTCTCCGGGTTCCTCGCCGCCGTCTTCCTGGCCGCCCAGCTACCCGCGCTGACCCGCGGGTTCATGCCGATCACCCCGGAAATGAACGCCGTCATCTGGTCTGCATTTGCCATCGTCCTCGTCGGGGTGTTGGACGATTTATATGAACTAGACGCGATCACCAAACTCATCGGCCAGGTGCTCTCGGCGATCATCATGAGCATCCTGGGCCTGTCGTGGACGCTGCTGTACCTGCCGATCGGCGACGGCACCACCGTCGTGCTCGACCAGGTACAAGCCACGATCATCACCACCTTGTTCACCGTGGCGTTGGTCAACGCCATCAACTTCGTGGACGGCCTCGATGGCCTCGCCGCGGGACTGGGCATGATCGCCGGCGCCGCCATCTTGGTTTTTTCCCTCACCGTCCTCCACGACCAGGGTGGTGCTGTGTCCGCCTATCCGCCGGCCATCATCGCCGCCGGGCTCGTGGGCGTGTGCCTCGGCTTCCTGCCCCACAACTTCGAGCCCTCGCGCATCTTCATGGGCGACTCAGGGTCCATGCTCATCGGGCTTCTCCTCGCCGCCGCCTCCACCTCCGCCTCGGGCAAGATCAACATGTCGCTCTACGGCACCGCCGACATCGTTGCGTTGATGAGCCCCATCATCGTTGTCGCCGCAGCGGTCTTCGTGCCCGTGCTTGACCTCGTGCTTGCCGTGTTGCGACGCCTCTCCCGCGGCACCTCACCGTTCTCCGCGGACAAAATGCACCTGCACCACCGGCTGCTTTCCCTCGGGCATACCCACCGCCGCACCGTCCTTGTGCTCAACATGTGGGTGTGTGTCGTCGCTTTCGGCGCCGTGAGCTTCTCCATCATCCCGGCCCGTTACGCCCTCGCCCTGCTGTTCCTCGCCTTCCTCGTCGCCTTCGGCGTCACCCTCATTCCTCTGCGGGCCGGCAAACTCGGACGCCAGGTTCCACCCACCCGCGTGGTCATTGACCAGGATCCATCGGCCCCGTGA
- the atpB gene encoding F0F1 ATP synthase subunit A — translation MKGEFHAPDLDSEFFPGQYYGQILFNDFANGWFALDRLMLVRLLMAAILVVLFLVAFRNPKLIPSGLQNVAELAMDFVRIHIAEDILGKKEGRRFLPVIATIFFAVLFMNVSTIIPGLNISANARIGMPIALAILGYFTMIYAGAKRYGFGKFMKSSVVIPNLPLVLHFLVVPIEFFSTFIMRPVTLALRLMANFLAGHLILVLLYSATNFFFWQMNGWTALSGVTILAAVLFTLYECIIIFLQAYIFALLVAVYIELSLHADSH, via the coding sequence ATGAAGGGTGAATTTCACGCACCCGATCTGGACTCGGAATTTTTCCCGGGGCAATACTACGGCCAAATCCTGTTTAACGACTTCGCTAACGGGTGGTTCGCACTGGATCGACTGATGCTGGTCCGTCTTCTGATGGCAGCAATTCTGGTCGTCCTTTTCCTTGTCGCCTTCCGGAATCCCAAGCTGATTCCGTCGGGCCTGCAGAATGTTGCAGAACTCGCAATGGACTTCGTCCGCATCCACATCGCTGAGGACATCCTTGGCAAGAAGGAAGGCCGCCGGTTCCTGCCGGTCATCGCCACCATCTTCTTCGCCGTCCTCTTCATGAATGTGTCGACGATTATTCCGGGCTTGAACATCTCGGCCAACGCCCGCATCGGTATGCCGATCGCGCTGGCCATCTTGGGCTACTTCACCATGATCTACGCCGGAGCTAAGCGTTACGGCTTCGGTAAGTTCATGAAGTCCTCCGTGGTCATCCCGAACTTGCCGCTGGTTCTCCACTTCCTAGTGGTGCCGATTGAGTTCTTCTCAACCTTCATCATGCGTCCGGTCACTCTCGCTCTTCGTCTCATGGCGAACTTCCTTGCGGGACACCTGATCCTGGTTCTGCTGTACTCCGCCACGAACTTCTTCTTCTGGCAGATGAACGGCTGGACTGCACTTTCTGGTGTGACCATCCTGGCAGCAGTCCTCTTCACGCTCTACGAGTGCATCATTATCTTCCTGCAGGCGTACATTTTCGCCCTGCTGGTGGCGGTGTACATCGAACTGTCGCTGCATGCGGACTCGCACTGA
- a CDS encoding ATP synthase F0 subunit C, producing MNEIILAQTENAAQVAHLGAIGYGIATIGPGLGIGILVGKALEGMARQPEMAGQLRTTMFLGIAFVEALALIGLVAGFLFSSL from the coding sequence ATGAACGAGATCATCCTGGCTCAGACTGAGAATGCTGCTCAGGTTGCACACCTTGGCGCCATTGGCTACGGCATCGCCACCATCGGCCCGGGCCTGGGCATCGGCATCCTCGTTGGTAAGGCACTCGAGGGCATGGCTCGCCAGCCCGAGATGGCCGGCCAGCTGCGTACCACCATGTTCCTGGGCATCGCCTTCGTTGAGGCCCTGGCTCTTATCGGCCTGGTCGCTGGCTTCCTGTTCTCCAGCCTCTAA
- a CDS encoding F0F1 ATP synthase subunit B codes for MTNVIYYLAAEAGETLPWEGGNSILLPKTYDIVWSIIPLVIILIIFGKFVLPKFQEVLTEREDRIKGGIQRAEAAQAEAKAALEKYNAQLAEARAEAAEIREQAREKGKQIEAEMKAQAAEESNRIIASGERQLLAQREQVVVELRQEMGQNSINLAERLLGGELSDATKRSGTIDSFLSELDSVAPAGK; via the coding sequence ATGACGAACGTCATTTATTACCTTGCGGCAGAGGCGGGTGAAACCCTTCCCTGGGAAGGCGGCAACTCCATCCTCCTGCCCAAGACCTACGACATCGTCTGGTCCATCATTCCGCTCGTAATCATCCTGATTATCTTCGGCAAGTTTGTTCTTCCGAAGTTCCAGGAGGTCCTGACGGAGCGTGAGGACCGGATCAAGGGTGGCATTCAGCGCGCCGAGGCCGCACAGGCTGAGGCGAAGGCCGCACTTGAGAAGTACAACGCGCAGCTCGCCGAGGCACGTGCTGAGGCAGCCGAGATCCGTGAGCAGGCCCGCGAGAAGGGCAAGCAGATCGAGGCTGAGATGAAGGCACAGGCCGCCGAGGAGAGCAACCGCATCATCGCGTCCGGTGAGAGGCAGCTACTGGCCCAGCGTGAGCAGGTCGTGGTGGAGCTTCGGCAGGAGATGGGACAGAATTCGATCAATCTGGCCGAGCGTCTGCTCGGTGGCGAGCTTTCCGACGCCACCAAGCGCTCCGGCACGATCGACTCGTTCCTCTCTGAGCTCGACTCTGTGGCACCGGCCGGAAAGTGA
- a CDS encoding F0F1 ATP synthase subunit delta, with the protein MHAASREALAQVESYLDNLVQGSDNAIAVSAQTGTELFDVVGVLDSDRALRVAVAEASTTPEQRTGLIRAVFGGKVSESTLSVLVEAAAKTWSTPREFRTGLVSLGRRAFFRSAELQGQLSQVEEELFRLSRVLDREGELTQLLSDRTSGPERKRGLLASVLYGKVSMVTEALALQVIGRPEHNPIDDIAHLSSAAASLQGRSVASVVTAQELNDGQQAALADKLGRIYGREMSIHSEVDPSLLGGMTIRVDDEIIDGSTAGKLARLRANLV; encoded by the coding sequence ATGCACGCAGCGAGCCGCGAAGCACTAGCACAGGTGGAGTCCTACCTGGACAATCTCGTCCAGGGTTCGGATAACGCCATCGCCGTTTCCGCCCAGACCGGAACCGAGCTTTTCGACGTCGTCGGGGTCCTCGACAGCGATCGCGCCCTGCGCGTCGCCGTCGCCGAGGCATCGACGACGCCGGAGCAGCGCACGGGACTTATCCGGGCCGTGTTTGGAGGCAAGGTTTCTGAAAGCACCCTGTCGGTGCTTGTCGAAGCCGCCGCCAAGACATGGTCCACCCCGCGCGAGTTCCGCACGGGCCTGGTGTCACTTGGTCGCCGCGCATTTTTCCGCAGCGCCGAGCTCCAGGGCCAGCTTTCCCAGGTGGAAGAAGAACTCTTCCGTCTGTCCCGCGTCCTGGATCGTGAGGGTGAGCTGACTCAGCTTCTCTCTGACCGGACGTCGGGGCCGGAACGCAAGCGCGGTCTGCTCGCGAGCGTGCTCTACGGCAAGGTGTCGATGGTGACGGAAGCCCTCGCGCTTCAGGTCATCGGCCGCCCGGAGCACAACCCGATTGACGACATCGCACACCTCTCGTCCGCTGCAGCATCCCTGCAGGGCCGTTCGGTTGCTTCGGTCGTCACTGCTCAAGAGCTGAACGACGGCCAGCAGGCGGCACTAGCCGACAAGCTGGGACGAATTTACGGTCGTGAGATGTCCATCCATTCTGAGGTTGACCCCAGCCTCCTCGGTGGTATGACTATCCGCGTTGACGACGAGATCATTGACGGCAGTACGGCGGGCAAGCTCGCCCGACTGCGGGCCAACCTCGTCTAG
- the atpA gene encoding F0F1 ATP synthase subunit alpha, translating into MAELMISSDEIRSAIANYTSSYSAEASREEVGVVISAADGIARVSGLPSVMANELLEFPGGVIGVAQNLDTDSVGVVVLGNFETLKEGEEVKRTGEVLSIPVGEKFLGRVINPLGVPIDGLGAIEAEGERVLELQAPSVLQRQPVEEPLATGIKAIDAMTPIGRGQRQLIIGDRKTGKTAVCIDTILNQKANWESGDKTKQVRCIYVAIGQKGSTIAAVRKTLEENGALDYTTIVAAPASDSAGFKWLAPFTGAALAQHWMYQGAHVLVIYDDLTKQAEAYRAISLLLRRPPGREAYPGDVFYLHSRLLERAAKLNDELGAGSITALPIIETKANDVSAFIPTNVISITDGQVFLESDLFNQGVRPAINVGVSVSRVGGAAQTKGMKKVAGSLRLDLAAYRDLEAFATFASDLDSASKAQLERGQRLVELLKQAENTPQPVEYQIISIWLAGEGVFDVVPVEDVRRYEAELHEYVRANNPEVYEQIAGGKELSNESKEALLAANDAFGRTFQTTEGHVVINEPEVEALSGDQVGKTQLNVSRKTAKK; encoded by the coding sequence ATGGCGGAGCTGATGATCTCCTCCGATGAGATCCGTAGCGCGATTGCGAACTACACCTCGAGCTACTCCGCGGAGGCCTCCCGTGAGGAGGTCGGCGTGGTCATTTCGGCAGCTGACGGTATTGCCCGAGTTTCGGGCCTCCCGTCGGTCATGGCGAATGAGCTGCTTGAGTTCCCGGGCGGCGTCATCGGCGTCGCGCAGAACCTTGACACCGACTCTGTCGGCGTCGTGGTCCTGGGTAACTTCGAAACCCTCAAGGAGGGTGAAGAAGTCAAGAGGACGGGAGAAGTCCTGTCCATTCCGGTCGGAGAGAAGTTCCTCGGCCGAGTAATTAACCCGTTGGGCGTTCCGATCGATGGCCTTGGTGCCATCGAGGCGGAAGGGGAGCGAGTCCTCGAACTGCAGGCACCGTCGGTGCTGCAGCGCCAGCCCGTTGAGGAGCCGTTGGCCACCGGTATCAAGGCCATCGACGCGATGACCCCGATCGGCCGTGGTCAGCGTCAGCTGATCATTGGTGACCGTAAGACCGGCAAGACCGCGGTCTGCATCGACACCATCCTCAACCAGAAGGCCAACTGGGAGTCCGGCGACAAGACGAAGCAGGTTCGCTGCATCTACGTCGCTATCGGTCAGAAGGGCTCCACCATCGCAGCGGTCCGCAAGACCCTCGAAGAAAATGGTGCCCTCGACTACACCACCATCGTGGCGGCCCCGGCCTCCGACTCTGCTGGCTTCAAGTGGCTCGCACCGTTCACCGGTGCTGCTCTGGCTCAGCACTGGATGTACCAGGGCGCCCACGTCCTGGTCATCTACGATGATCTGACCAAGCAGGCCGAGGCCTACCGTGCGATCTCCCTTCTGCTGCGCCGCCCGCCGGGCCGCGAGGCATACCCGGGCGACGTGTTCTACCTGCACTCCCGTCTGCTGGAGCGCGCCGCAAAGCTCAACGACGAGCTGGGTGCGGGTTCCATCACCGCCCTGCCGATCATTGAGACCAAGGCGAACGACGTGTCGGCCTTCATTCCGACCAACGTCATCTCCATCACCGACGGCCAGGTCTTCCTGGAGTCGGACCTGTTCAACCAGGGTGTCCGACCGGCCATCAACGTCGGTGTCTCCGTCTCCCGTGTCGGTGGCGCCGCTCAGACCAAGGGCATGAAGAAGGTCGCAGGCTCCCTGCGTCTGGATCTCGCTGCTTACCGCGACCTGGAGGCTTTCGCCACCTTCGCTTCTGACCTGGACTCCGCGTCCAAGGCACAGCTTGAGCGTGGCCAGCGTCTCGTCGAGCTGCTCAAGCAGGCCGAGAACACCCCGCAGCCCGTTGAGTACCAGATCATCTCGATCTGGCTCGCCGGCGAAGGTGTCTTCGATGTCGTTCCCGTCGAAGATGTCCGTCGCTACGAGGCCGAGCTGCACGAGTACGTTCGTGCGAACAACCCTGAGGTCTACGAGCAGATTGCCGGCGGCAAGGAGCTGTCGAACGAGTCCAAGGAAGCCCTGCTGGCTGCCAACGACGCGTTCGGTCGCACCTTCCAGACCACCGAAGGCCACGTTGTTATCAACGAGCCCGAGGTTGAGGCACTGTCCGGCGATCAGGTCGGCAAGACTCAGCTCAACGTCTCTCGCAAGACGGCTAAGAAGTAG
- a CDS encoding F0F1 ATP synthase subunit gamma: MANLRELRDRIRSVNSTKKITKAQELIATSRITKAQARVEASLPYAHELNSVMERLAAASSLDHPMLREREDGKVAAVLVITSDRGMCGGYNHNVLKKAAELEKMLEEAGYEVVRYVTGGKGVGYYKFREKPVAGSWTGFSQDPQWDLTHDVRRHLIDGFVASSNGEAKYRDGVHTDGAPVRGFDQLHVVYTEFESMLTQTPRVLQLLPVEPVIQDEDLNLGESMQGSPEGSISPDYDFEPDADTLLSELLPKYVSRSLYAKFLESSASESASRRNAMKSATDNATELVKDLSRVANQARQAQITQEITEIVGGAGALSDSGESD, from the coding sequence ATGGCTAATCTTCGCGAATTGCGTGACCGAATCCGGTCCGTGAACTCGACCAAGAAGATCACCAAGGCTCAGGAGCTGATCGCGACCTCGCGCATCACCAAGGCGCAGGCCCGGGTCGAGGCATCCCTGCCGTACGCCCATGAGCTCAACAGCGTCATGGAGCGTCTCGCGGCCGCGAGTTCCCTCGATCACCCGATGCTGCGCGAGCGTGAGGACGGCAAGGTTGCCGCCGTGCTCGTCATCACCTCGGACCGCGGCATGTGTGGTGGCTACAACCACAACGTGCTCAAGAAGGCCGCCGAGCTCGAGAAGATGCTCGAAGAAGCTGGTTACGAAGTCGTGCGCTACGTCACCGGTGGTAAGGGCGTTGGATACTACAAGTTCCGCGAAAAGCCAGTCGCTGGCTCGTGGACCGGGTTCTCCCAGGACCCGCAGTGGGACCTGACCCACGATGTGCGTCGTCACCTCATTGACGGCTTCGTCGCCAGCTCCAACGGGGAGGCCAAGTACCGCGACGGTGTTCACACCGACGGTGCCCCTGTCCGTGGCTTTGACCAGCTGCACGTGGTGTACACGGAGTTCGAGTCCATGCTGACGCAGACTCCGCGTGTCCTCCAGCTGCTGCCGGTTGAGCCGGTCATCCAGGATGAGGACCTCAACCTGGGCGAGAGCATGCAGGGTTCCCCCGAGGGATCCATCAGCCCCGATTACGACTTCGAGCCCGACGCGGACACCTTGCTGTCCGAGCTGCTTCCGAAGTACGTGTCGCGCAGCCTGTACGCGAAGTTCCTCGAGTCTTCGGCCTCGGAGTCCGCCTCGCGTCGAAACGCGATGAAGTCTGCAACTGATAACGCCACGGAGCTGGTCAAAGACCTGTCCCGCGTGGCTAACCAGGCCCGTCAGGCACAGATCACCCAGGAAATCACAGAGATCGTCGGTGGCGCTGGCGCGCTGTCCGATAGCGGAGAAAGTGACTAG
- the atpD gene encoding F0F1 ATP synthase subunit beta — translation MTTALAEQNAPQASTAGRVVRVIGPVVDVEFPRGELPALYNALTVEVTLEAVAKTITLEVAQHLGDNLVRAVSMAPTDGLVRGAQVVDSGKPISVPVGDVVKGHVFNALGDCLDVPGLGRDGEQWGIHREPPPFDQLEGKTEILETGIKVIDLLTPYVKGGKIGLFGGAGVGKTVLIQEMITRIAREFSGTSVFAGVGERTREGTDLHLEMEEMGVLQDTALVFGQMDEPPGVRMRVALSGLTMAEYFRDVQHQDVLLFIDNIFRFTQAGSEVSTLLGRMPSAVGYQPTLADEMGVLQERITSTKGKSITSLQAVYVPADDYTDPAPATTFAHLDATTELDRSIASKGIYPAVNPLSSTSRILEPSIVGERHYAVAQRVIGILQKNKELQDIIAILGMDELSEEDKITVQRARRLERFLGQNFFVAEKFTGIPGSYVPLEHTIEAFERICDGDFDHYPEQAFNGLGGLDDVEAAYKKLTEK, via the coding sequence ATGACTACAGCTCTCGCAGAGCAGAACGCACCGCAGGCGTCTACCGCCGGCCGTGTCGTGCGTGTCATTGGTCCGGTCGTCGACGTGGAATTCCCGCGCGGCGAGTTGCCGGCCCTCTACAACGCACTGACTGTCGAGGTCACCCTCGAAGCAGTCGCCAAGACCATCACCCTTGAGGTTGCCCAGCACCTCGGTGATAACCTCGTCCGCGCCGTTTCCATGGCACCGACCGACGGCCTCGTTCGCGGCGCCCAGGTCGTGGACTCCGGCAAGCCGATCTCCGTTCCCGTCGGTGACGTTGTCAAGGGCCACGTGTTCAACGCCCTCGGTGACTGCCTTGACGTTCCGGGCCTCGGCCGCGATGGCGAGCAGTGGGGCATCCACCGCGAGCCCCCGCCCTTCGACCAGCTCGAAGGCAAGACCGAAATCCTCGAGACCGGCATCAAGGTCATTGACCTGCTGACCCCGTACGTCAAGGGCGGCAAGATTGGCCTGTTCGGCGGCGCCGGTGTGGGCAAGACGGTCCTCATCCAGGAGATGATTACCCGTATCGCCCGCGAGTTCTCCGGTACCTCCGTGTTCGCCGGCGTCGGCGAGCGCACCCGTGAGGGCACCGACCTTCACCTCGAAATGGAAGAGATGGGTGTTCTTCAGGACACCGCTCTCGTGTTCGGCCAGATGGATGAGCCGCCGGGAGTCCGTATGCGCGTGGCTCTGTCCGGACTGACCATGGCGGAGTACTTCCGCGATGTTCAGCACCAGGACGTCCTGCTGTTCATCGATAACATCTTCCGTTTCACCCAGGCCGGCTCTGAGGTCTCGACCCTGCTGGGTCGTATGCCTTCCGCCGTGGGTTACCAGCCCACCCTGGCTGATGAGATGGGTGTTCTTCAGGAGCGCATTACCTCCACGAAGGGTAAGTCGATCACCTCGCTGCAGGCCGTCTACGTCCCTGCTGACGACTACACCGACCCGGCTCCGGCCACCACCTTCGCGCACCTTGACGCCACGACCGAGCTCGACCGAAGCATCGCTTCCAAGGGCATCTACCCGGCCGTGAACCCGCTGTCCTCGACGTCTCGTATCCTCGAGCCGTCGATCGTCGGCGAGCGCCACTACGCTGTCGCTCAGCGCGTCATCGGCATCCTGCAGAAGAACAAGGAACTCCAGGACATCATCGCCATCCTTGGTATGGACGAGCTGTCTGAAGAGGACAAGATCACCGTGCAGCGTGCACGTCGTCTGGAGCGCTTCCTGGGCCAGAACTTCTTCGTTGCGGAGAAGTTCACCGGCATCCCGGGCTCCTACGTCCCGCTGGAGCACACGATTGAAGCCTTCGAGCGCATCTGCGACGGCGACTTCGATCACTACCCCGAGCAGGCCTTCAACGGCCTCGGTGGCCTGGACGACGTCGAGGCCGCTTACAAGAAGCTCACCGAGAAGTAA